A region of the Desulfurobacterium atlanticum genome:
TCCTGAAAGGAGAGAAGTTGCTTCCTTTATAATTTCTTCAACAGTTTTGTTTTCTGTATCAATCTCTTTTACGACTTTGATTACTTCTCTTCGTGGATAACCGAGATTTTCCAGCAGGTCTATAATTTCGGCAGTTTCTTCTTTTTCTTCTCTTTTAAATTTTTCTGACAGTTCAAATATGAGCCTTTCAGAAAGTTTCTTTCCAAGACCGGGAACAAGGGAAAGAGTTTTTGCATCTTTTCTTGTAACTATTTCTTCAAGCTCTTCAATTGTAAAGTGGGAAAGAATGTTAAGTGCCGTTCTTGAGCCTATTTTGGGAACTTTTGTAAGAATTTCAAAGAGTTCTCTTTCATTCTGAGTTTTAAATCCGTAAACGGTAGGAGTCCCTTCCTGAGGAAAAACAACTTTTGTAAACAGAAAAATTTTATCTCCTATCTTTGTTTCGGTTATTAAGTTAAGTGGAACGAGGATTTTAATCCCCATTCCACTGCACTTTACTGCTATTCCGTCAGAGTATTTAAAAGCGATCTCACCTTCTATAAAATCAAGCATCAATCTTCTATCTCAAAGAATTTTTTAATTTTGTTTTCATTTGGTGAGAGTATTACTCCCCTTTCTGTAATTATTCCCGAGATATTTTCATGAGGAGTAACATCAAATGCAGGATTTTTAACTTTTGCATGTTCTGGAGCAATTCTACAGTCCGAACAGTGGCAGTAAACAATTTCGTCAGGTGATCTGTCTTCAATAGGAATCTCTGTTCCTGTTTTAATGGAGAAGTCAAAAGTTGATGATGGAGCGGCTATATAGAAAGGAATACCGTGCTCTTTGGCAAGAACAGATAAAGTGTATGTGCCTATCTTGTTTGCAGTATCTCCGTTTAAGGCGATTCTGTCAGCACCAACTATTATGCAACTTATCTCTCCAAGTGCCATGAACCATCCTGCCATGTTGTCTGTAATAAGATAGTAGGGGATTCCTTCCTGTTCAAGTTCCCATGCTGTTAGCCTTGCTCCCTGAAGGTAGGGTCTTGTTTCATCAACATATACTACTATATCCTTTTCAAGCTGATATGCAGCCCTTATAACTCCAAGAGCGGTTCCAAATCCGGCTGTTGCAAGAGCACCTGTGTTGCAGTGGGTGAGGATTGTTTCTTTATTTCCAAGAAGTTCTGCACCATACATCCCTATCTT
Encoded here:
- the ruvA gene encoding Holliday junction branch migration protein RuvA; protein product: MLDFIEGEIAFKYSDGIAVKCSGMGIKILVPLNLITETKIGDKIFLFTKVVFPQEGTPTVYGFKTQNERELFEILTKVPKIGSRTALNILSHFTIEELEEIVTRKDAKTLSLVPGLGKKLSERLIFELSEKFKREEKEETAEIIDLLENLGYPRREVIKVVKEIDTENKTVEEIIKEATSLLSGGKFGK
- the mtnA gene encoding S-methyl-5-thioribose-1-phosphate isomerase; this encodes MRQIRDIRPLKWEGDALLLLDQRKLPHKEEWITCKSYEDVAKAIEDMVIRGAPAIGVTAAYGVTLGAKELAQRAKDINEFKMLAELVINRLATTRPTAVNLFWALKRMKSIIDAGTNMEDILLALETEAKNIEMQDIDRNKKIGMYGAELLGNKETILTHCNTGALATAGFGTALGVIRAAYQLEKDIVVYVDETRPYLQGARLTAWELEQEGIPYYLITDNMAGWFMALGEISCIIVGADRIALNGDTANKIGTYTLSVLAKEHGIPFYIAAPSSTFDFSIKTGTEIPIEDRSPDEIVYCHCSDCRIAPEHAKVKNPAFDVTPHENISGIITERGVILSPNENKIKKFFEIED